The window ATCGGCGGGGTTCAGCTCGTCGCGCTCCGGCTCGCTGGCCACGGCGTTCGAGGCGCCATAGACCGAGCCGCGTTTCACGCCGCCGCCGGCCAGCACGACGCTGAACACCTTCGGCCAGTGGTCGCGGCCCGCCGTGCCGTTGATCTTCGGCGTGCGGCCAAACTCGCTCGACACCATCACCAGGGTCGAATCGAGCAGACCCTGCTGATCGAGGTCGGCGATCAGTTGCGCAAAGGCCTGATCGAAGGCCGGCATCTGGTTCCGCATCCCCGCGACGATCGAGTTGTGCATATCCCAACCACCATAGGTGAGCGACACGAACCGTACGCCGGCCGCCACCAGGCGACGCGCCATGAGCATGCGTTGACCGGCCTCGTTGCGGCCGTAGGCGTCGCGCATCTCGGCCGGCTCGGCGTCGATGTTGAATGCCTCGCGCGCCGACTCCGAGCTGATCAGGCTGTAGGCACGATCGTAGAACGTGTTCATCGCGCCGATCGCGTCGGCCTTTTCCTTCTTCAGGAAATAATCGTTCACCGCTTCGAGCGCCGAACGGCGACGCGTGAAGCGCGGCTCGTCGACCCCCTCGGGCAGGTTGAGGTCCAGCACCTTGAAGCCCCCCGAGGCCGGATCGGCCCCCAGGCTGAACGGCGCGAACGAAGAACTCAGGTAGCCCGTGCCGGCGAACTCGTTCGGCTGGTTCGGAATGCAGACGTACGGCGGCAGATTGTGGCGCGGGCCGTATTCATGACTCACCACGCTCCCCATGCTGGGGAAGATCAAGGCCGGGCTGGGACGATAGCCCGTGAACATGTTGTGCGTGCCGCGCTCGTGCGCCGCTTCGCCGTGCGACATGGCGCGGCAAACGGTCAGCTTGTCGGCGATCTGCGACGTCTTGGGGAGCGTTTCTGAAAAGACTTCGCCCGGAATCTTCGTCTGCAGCACTCCCATCTCGCCGCGGTACTCGATCGGGGCGTAGGGCTTGGGATCGAACGACTCCTGATGAGCGATGCCGCCGGGCAGGAAGATGTGAATCACGCTCTGCGCTTTGGCCGCGATGTGCTCGTAATTCTTCTGGTCGGCGCGGGCCTGCTCGATCGCGAAGAAGTCGGCCAGCGTCAGTCCCACGCCGGCAACCGCTCCGACAGTGAGGAATCCGCGACGATTCAGGCTGGAGCTACGCATGCGCATGAGTCGTTCTCCGTCGTCTGGTTGCGAATCGGATGGCGCGAGATGCCGCGCGTACCAACTGGCACGCGATCGCTGACACTCGCAGTTGTACGGGGCGGGTCCGATGGCTCACAACACGATGCGTCCTACAGCAACGCGCGCGTCCACCGGCGTTATGGCGTGTGGTGTGGTAGGTAGGCCGCTGCCTCGGCGTCGCCTGGCGGCAGCCGTGTCGCGCACCGCAAAGGTACGAAACACTGGCCTATCGTGGTCTCAAACTACTCGATCGAAGGGCGATTGTCAAAGAATTATCGCGCCTTCTGCTGGGCGATTTGCGATCACCCTAGAGTCTTGCACCAGCAACGGTTGCGCTCGCTTGTAGCGATTGTGAAAAAGGCGCAAACCGCGCGGTCTGCCGCGATCGTGTCGGTGGCGGAGACACTCCGGGGGCGGTTACTCGGCCTTCGTCTTCAACTTCAAACGGTCCAGACCGCTGTCGTCCGAGACCTTGACCGGGATCAGCCACGAGGCGGTCTTCATCTTGCACAACCCCTCGTCCGACTCCTGGCAGTAGTAGTACACGACCGTCACCTTGAGCTTGTCGATACCCAAGGCCGAAGCCACCGGCACGGAAATCTCGAAATCTTTCGCCGCTGGCTCGACGCGCACCGTACCGCCAATCTTCGCGCGATCGACCGGCCCCTCCTTCGCCGCCGCTTCCACGCGATAGGCCATCGGCGCGAGATCGTTCAGCTTGTAGCCCGCGGGCAATTCG is drawn from Pirellulales bacterium and contains these coding sequences:
- a CDS encoding DUF1501 domain-containing protein, with translation MRMRSSSLNRRGFLTVGAVAGVGLTLADFFAIEQARADQKNYEHIAAKAQSVIHIFLPGGIAHQESFDPKPYAPIEYRGEMGVLQTKIPGEVFSETLPKTSQIADKLTVCRAMSHGEAAHERGTHNMFTGYRPSPALIFPSMGSVVSHEYGPRHNLPPYVCIPNQPNEFAGTGYLSSSFAPFSLGADPASGGFKVLDLNLPEGVDEPRFTRRRSALEAVNDYFLKKEKADAIGAMNTFYDRAYSLISSESAREAFNIDAEPAEMRDAYGRNEAGQRMLMARRLVAAGVRFVSLTYGGWDMHNSIVAGMRNQMPAFDQAFAQLIADLDQQGLLDSTLVMVSSEFGRTPKINGTAGRDHWPKVFSVVLAGGGVKRGSVYGASNAVASEPERDELNPADLATTIYNQLGIVADKELMAPGDRPIEIVDGGKVRKELLA